In one window of Juglans regia cultivar Chandler chromosome 3, Walnut 2.0, whole genome shotgun sequence DNA:
- the LOC109012594 gene encoding glucan endo-1,3-beta-glucosidase 1-like produces MAASKLTLLLTLLSLFNVLSSVSQAKSPSVLPLAQIKQQQKEDTEPFVGVNIGTDVSSLLSPSALVSFLQLQKITHIRLYDADPDLLKALARTKIRVIISVPNNQLIAIGSSNSTAAAWVGRNVVGFYPETLISAIAVGDEVLTTVPSSAPLLLSAIESLYSALVAANLHTQIKISTPHAASIVLDPFPPSQAFFNQSLSSVVLPLLQFLSRTGSPLMMNLYPYYVFMQNKGVVPLDNSLFKPLTPSKEMVDPNTLLHYTNVLDAMIDAAYFSMKNLNVTDVPVLVTESGWPSKGDSKEPYATIDNADTYNSNLIKHILDHSGTPLHPEVTSSVYIYELFNEDLRSPPVSEANWGLFYGNSTAVYLLHVSGSGTFLANDTTNQTYCVAMDGVDSKTLQAALDWACGPGRANCSEVQPGESCYQPNNVKSHASYAFDSYYQKEGRSAGSCDFKGVATITTSDPSHGSCIFPGSKKVTNTTKQAVNSTHASSAADSLRFVTFCSWRTSATNKGLHVLFFVGFNILFFIPLVTPL; encoded by the exons ATGGCAGCCTCTAAGCTCACTCTCCTTCTCACCCTTTTGTCCTTATTCAATGTACTTTCCTCAGTCTCACAAG CTAAATCGCCGTCGGTACTGCCGCTGGCACAAATCAAGCAGCAGCAGAAGGAAGACACCGAACCCTTCGTGGGTGTGAACATTGGTACCGATGTTTCAAGTCTACTGTCACCCTCAGCTTTAGTCTCTTTCCTCCAACTCCAAAAGATTACTCACATCCGCCTCTACGATGCCGACCCTGACCTCCTCAAGGCTCTGGCTCGCACCAAGATCCGCGTCATCATTAGCGTCCCCAACAACCAGCTCATCGCCATTGGCTCCTCCAATTCCACTGCCGCAGCTTGGGTCGGCCGAAATGTCGTCGGTTTCTACCCCGAAACCCTCATCTCCGCCATTGCTGTCGGCGATGAGGTCTTAACCACCGTGCCCTCCTCAgctcctcttcttctctcagCCATTGAGTCCCTCTATAGCGCTTTAGTCGCAGCAAACCTTCACACCCAGATCAAGATTTCGACCCCACATGCTGCCTCGATAGTTCTCGATCCTTTCCCACCTTCTCAAGCTTTCTTTAATCAAAGCTTGAGTTCTGTTGTACTTCCGTTGCTTCAGTTCCTTTCGAGAACTGGATCCCCTTTAATGATGAACCTTTATCCTTACTACGTATTTATGCAAAACAAAGGTGTGGTTCCTTTGGACAATTCTTTGTTTAAGCCCTTGACACCCTCTAAAGAAATGGTCGATCCAAACACTTTGCTTCACTATACCAACGTACTCGATGCCATGATTGATGCGGCCTATTTCTCGATGAAGAACCTCAATGTCACCGACGTTCCGgtccttgtcaccgagagtGGTTGGCCTTCAAAGGGCGATTCGAAAGAGCCTTATGCCACAATTGACAATGCGGATACGTATAATTCCAACCTGATCAAGCATATTCTTGACCATAGCGGAACCCCTTTGCACCCGGAGGTGACGTCCAGTGTGTATATATACGAGTTGTTCAACGAGGACTTGAGGTCCCCGCCGGTATCGGAGGCTAATTGGGGGTTGTTTTATGGAAATTCGACAGCGGTGTACTTACTTCACGTCTCGGGAAGTGGGACTTTTCTGGCCAACGACACGACGAACCAGACGTACTGTGTGGCCATGGATGGGGTGGACTCGAAGACGTTGCAGGCTGCGTTGGATTGGGCATGTGGTCCGGGGCGGGCTAATTGCTCAGAGGTTCAGCCAGGGGAGAGTTGTTACCAGCCTAACAACGTGAAGAGTCACGCTTCTTATGCGTTTGATAGCTATTACCAGAAGGAAGGGAGGTCTGCTGGTTCTTGCGACTTCAAGGGTGTGGCCACGATCACCACCAGTGACCCAA GTCACGGGAGCTGTATATTTCCTGGAAG TAAGAAGGTAACCAACACGACAAAGCAGGCAGTGAACTCAACGCATGCAAGTAGTGCAGCGGACAGTCTAAGATTTGTCACCTTCTGCAGCTGGCGAACGAGTGCAACCAACAAGGGGTTGcacgttttgttttttgtaggtttcaatattttgtttttcattccTCTAGTAACTCCATTATGA